Proteins encoded within one genomic window of Deltaproteobacteria bacterium:
- a CDS encoding N-acetyltransferase, whose product MPTSDVFIHPTAVVDPGADIGPGTKIWHFAHVMHGARIGAGCVVGHGCYIGNVVIGDNVRIQNHVSVYDGVTLEDDVFCGPSCVFTNVVNPRSAHPKKDQFLPTRVKRGATIGANATIVCGATIGEHAFIAAGAVVRGDVPPHALMAGVPARRIGWMDERGDRLPDDWQPPR is encoded by the coding sequence ATGCCGACATCCGACGTGTTCATCCATCCGACCGCCGTCGTCGACCCCGGCGCCGACATCGGCCCCGGCACCAAGATCTGGCACTTCGCCCACGTGATGCACGGCGCGCGCATCGGCGCCGGCTGCGTGGTCGGCCACGGCTGTTACATCGGCAACGTCGTCATCGGTGACAACGTGCGCATCCAGAACCACGTGTCGGTATACGACGGCGTCACGCTCGAGGACGACGTGTTCTGCGGGCCGTCGTGCGTGTTCACCAACGTGGTCAACCCGCGGTCCGCGCACCCGAAGAAGGACCAGTTTCTGCCGACCCGCGTCAAGCGCGGTGCAACGATCGGCGCGAACGCGACCATCGTGTGCGGTGCGACGATCGGAGAACATGCGTTCATCGCCGCCGGCGCGGTCGTGCGCGGCGACGTGCCGCCCCACGCGCTGATGGCCGGCGTGCCGGCCCGGCGCATCGGCTGGATGGACGAGCGC